From a single Leptospirillum ferriphilum genomic region:
- a CDS encoding Rrf2 family transcriptional regulator: protein MTICNYNTYSYSMAANSRFAVATHLLVGLGYLPAHTPPHDPKKGEWVNSAHLAESVNTHPVVVRRILGDLRKAGLVISQQGKNGGVALGKRPEDISLLEIFRAVGEESVFAFNPNPPNPKCPVSVNMFRLIEPVFRAVGVALEKELDRIRLSDLISGIR, encoded by the coding sequence TTGACAATCTGTAACTATAATACTTATAGTTACAGTATGGCAGCCAACAGTCGATTCGCCGTCGCCACCCATCTTCTTGTCGGTCTCGGATATCTTCCGGCCCACACCCCTCCGCACGATCCGAAAAAAGGGGAATGGGTGAATTCCGCCCATCTGGCGGAATCGGTCAACACCCATCCGGTCGTCGTCCGGCGCATTCTGGGAGATCTCCGAAAAGCGGGTCTTGTCATTTCCCAGCAGGGAAAAAACGGGGGGGTGGCTCTGGGGAAAAGACCGGAGGACATCTCGCTCCTGGAAATCTTCCGGGCGGTGGGGGAGGAATCGGTTTTTGCCTTCAACCCCAACCCGCCGAATCCAAAATGCCCGGTGAGCGTGAATATGTTCCGGCTGATCGAACCGGTCTTCCGGGCGGTCGGAGTGGCGCTCGAAAAAGAACTCGACCGGATCCGCCTGTCGGACCTGATTTCCGGAATTCGCTGA
- the glmM gene encoding phosphoglucosamine mutase has product MGRERTLFGTDGIRGMANVEPVTGETAFRLGRAAAFLFKKYQGEHRVVIGKDTRISGYMLEHALTSGICSMGVSVILVGPFTTPGIAFLTRALRTDAGIMISASHNPFPDNGIKFFSSEGSKLPDDVELRIEELVLEREIDGIRPTGDQIGKVERLSGAEGRYIEFIKNTIPRKQKFDGVHIVMDLANGGGYRVAPMAFRELGAHVTAIGNQPDGTNINDQCGALHPEKLAETVRASGANLGVGLDGDADRAIFVTASGKVLDGDAVMALVAAHLKEKNLLKQNTLVTTVMSNMGLDLAMERKGIRLRKTQVGDRYVLEELENHNLSFGGEQSGHLIFRDFHTTGDGLMTAIQVVSLLVEKGLSLEEAASIYEAFPQVLKTVPVRKKVPLGDLARLSEAARKVEAELARKHGRLLLRYSGTELALRIMLEGPDSDQIEAMSVDLLEAVRRDLGEPLA; this is encoded by the coding sequence ATGGGGCGAGAAAGGACACTTTTCGGCACGGACGGCATTCGGGGGATGGCCAATGTCGAGCCTGTGACGGGAGAGACGGCTTTTCGGCTGGGACGGGCGGCGGCTTTCCTGTTCAAGAAATACCAGGGAGAACATCGCGTCGTGATCGGCAAGGACACGCGCATTTCCGGATATATGCTCGAACATGCACTGACAAGCGGAATCTGTTCGATGGGCGTCAGCGTGATCCTGGTGGGGCCTTTCACGACGCCCGGCATTGCCTTTTTGACGCGGGCACTCCGGACGGATGCGGGCATCATGATCTCCGCTTCCCATAATCCATTTCCTGACAACGGGATCAAGTTTTTCTCTTCGGAGGGATCGAAGCTTCCGGATGACGTCGAACTCCGGATCGAGGAACTGGTGCTGGAACGGGAGATCGACGGCATCCGGCCGACAGGGGACCAGATCGGCAAGGTGGAAAGACTGTCCGGCGCGGAAGGACGTTATATCGAGTTCATCAAGAATACCATTCCTCGGAAACAGAAGTTCGACGGGGTCCACATTGTGATGGACCTGGCGAACGGGGGAGGATACCGGGTGGCTCCGATGGCCTTCCGGGAACTCGGTGCCCACGTGACGGCAATCGGAAACCAGCCGGATGGAACCAACATCAATGACCAGTGCGGGGCCTTGCATCCGGAGAAGCTGGCCGAAACCGTCCGCGCTTCCGGTGCAAACCTGGGCGTCGGGCTCGACGGGGATGCGGACCGGGCGATCTTCGTCACGGCGTCCGGAAAGGTACTGGACGGAGACGCCGTGATGGCTCTTGTTGCAGCCCACCTGAAAGAAAAAAATCTTCTGAAGCAGAACACGCTCGTCACGACCGTCATGAGCAACATGGGGCTTGATCTCGCGATGGAACGAAAAGGAATCCGGCTTCGCAAGACCCAGGTCGGAGACCGGTATGTTCTGGAGGAGCTCGAAAACCACAATCTCTCCTTCGGCGGAGAACAGTCCGGACACCTGATTTTCCGGGATTTCCATACGACGGGAGACGGGCTGATGACCGCCATCCAGGTCGTGTCCCTTCTGGTGGAAAAGGGGCTTTCCCTGGAAGAGGCCGCATCGATTTATGAAGCGTTTCCCCAGGTTTTGAAGACGGTTCCCGTCCGGAAAAAGGTTCCTCTGGGCGATCTTGCGCGATTGTCCGAAGCGGCCCGCAAGGTCGAGGCGGAACTCGCGAGGAAACACGGCCGTCTCCTGCTCCGCTACTCCGGGACGGAACTGGCTCTTCGCATCATGCTCGAAGGTCCGGACAGCGACCAGATTGAAGCGATGAGCGTTGACCTTCTGGAAGCGGTCCGGAGAGATCTTGGAGAACCCCTCGCCTGA
- a CDS encoding C39 family peptidase: MSVPGLRARRRSIRIVLPILAGVFATLLVAKPDFAGVIFLNSTPTGVLTVPSQSYAELRFRDVVRQKYDFSCGSAAVATLLTYEYLRPTTETEAFRFMYKTGDKKKIRKHGFSLLDIKRYLGSLGYKSDGYRLSLDKLMELSLPAIVLIEVNGYKHFVVIKGVSRLNVLIGDPAMGLRMETRTHFRTLWKNKIVFVIHEGPDILITRKTFNNPQDWNIVNISVPANVVKNNLPLSTQLLAVPGPNQFQLGGFAKIGIP, from the coding sequence GTGTCCGTCCCTGGCCTGCGTGCCCGAAGACGAAGCATCCGGATTGTTCTGCCGATCCTGGCAGGTGTCTTTGCAACCCTTCTGGTCGCAAAGCCGGATTTTGCCGGGGTGATTTTCCTGAATTCCACTCCGACCGGTGTTCTGACGGTTCCTTCTCAAAGTTATGCAGAACTCCGCTTTCGGGACGTGGTCCGCCAGAAATATGATTTCAGTTGCGGTTCGGCGGCGGTTGCAACCTTGCTGACCTATGAATACCTTCGCCCGACAACCGAAACAGAAGCATTCCGTTTTATGTACAAAACGGGCGACAAAAAGAAGATAAGAAAACACGGATTTTCCTTGCTGGATATCAAGCGTTATCTGGGATCTCTCGGGTACAAATCCGATGGATATCGCTTGTCCCTGGACAAACTGATGGAGCTCTCCCTTCCGGCCATCGTGCTCATTGAAGTCAATGGATACAAGCACTTTGTCGTGATCAAGGGCGTGTCCCGACTGAACGTCCTCATTGGCGATCCGGCCATGGGACTCCGGATGGAAACGCGGACGCATTTTCGGACTTTGTGGAAGAACAAGATCGTTTTCGTCATCCATGAAGGTCCCGATATTCTGATCACCCGGAAAACCTTTAATAATCCGCAGGACTGGAACATCGTCAACATCAGTGTTCCTGCAAACGTCGTTAAAAACAATCTTCCCCTCTCCACCCAGCTTCTGGCCGTTCCGGGCCCCAACCAATTTCAGCTGGGCGGATTCGCGAAGATCGGGATCCCCTGA
- a CDS encoding OmpA family protein: protein MIRSVWMPREKRNPFLMVSPVLKRVICCAVQMVFFLGTIGGFSPEARADPPANTPGEGMLLHQDKKLLRRIQDLSRQDLSFATGKADLNQRDRRILREDAVLLKRYPKVEILLIGHSDERGNEIYNFRLGLDRGKSARQFLEDLGIAASRIHVVSFGKRAIPGRLLCARHRESCWRRHRIVHVVGYLPDEKVAFRSPPPVRPLPAPPARVVTVQGEKRRKGTYLLLPAGKVEVENVFLYLHDTSTQVASQNFSLFPILPSSTGVNIQRVDEDYYIEMIAVFLGVTDKLEVEADIPYVYRTQTAVTSPVTASGGTGAPVLSNQFGRGLGDIDYGVHYQFNTEPFLGVLWMGNVIAKSTTGTNPFTLPVNSATGLLNDLPTGTGFWSLEPGLSLYFPITPVVFYANLNYIYNFSRSFGGALGTINPGNATDLSFGGWFSFSQKTIFTVGYDQMTIWPPSENGLQVPLTRVLQLGSVLFGGTYNVNPKFFFMVNVAAGVTPDAPNVAISIRFPLFF from the coding sequence TTGATCCGATCCGTCTGGATGCCTCGCGAAAAGAGAAATCCGTTTTTGATGGTTTCCCCGGTCCTGAAAAGGGTCATTTGTTGTGCGGTTCAGATGGTCTTTTTTCTTGGAACGATCGGCGGATTTTCTCCCGAAGCCAGGGCAGACCCACCCGCGAACACTCCGGGGGAGGGGATGCTGCTTCATCAGGACAAGAAGCTCTTGCGCCGGATTCAGGATCTCTCGAGACAAGACCTCTCCTTCGCAACAGGGAAAGCGGATCTCAACCAAAGGGACAGGAGGATCCTGCGGGAAGATGCCGTTTTGCTGAAACGCTATCCCAAGGTGGAAATTCTCCTGATCGGTCATTCGGATGAGCGCGGCAACGAGATCTACAATTTTCGTCTGGGACTGGATCGGGGGAAAAGTGCCCGGCAATTTCTGGAAGATCTGGGAATCGCGGCATCCCGGATTCATGTGGTGTCTTTCGGCAAGCGGGCCATTCCCGGCAGGCTTTTGTGCGCAAGGCATCGCGAGTCCTGCTGGAGACGGCATCGAATCGTTCATGTCGTGGGCTATCTTCCCGACGAAAAAGTTGCCTTCCGGTCGCCGCCCCCGGTCCGGCCCCTGCCCGCTCCTCCGGCAAGAGTTGTGACCGTGCAGGGAGAAAAGCGGAGAAAGGGCACCTATCTTCTTCTTCCGGCGGGGAAGGTGGAGGTGGAAAATGTCTTTTTGTACCTGCACGACACCTCGACGCAGGTGGCTTCCCAGAACTTTTCCCTGTTTCCGATCCTGCCTTCGTCGACGGGGGTCAATATCCAAAGAGTGGACGAGGATTATTACATCGAAATGATCGCCGTTTTTCTGGGGGTCACCGACAAACTGGAGGTGGAAGCGGATATCCCTTATGTCTACCGGACGCAGACGGCGGTGACATCGCCGGTGACCGCGTCGGGAGGGACCGGAGCCCCTGTCCTTTCGAACCAGTTCGGTCGGGGGTTGGGAGATATCGATTACGGCGTCCATTATCAGTTCAACACCGAGCCATTTCTGGGAGTGCTCTGGATGGGAAACGTCATTGCCAAATCCACGACCGGAACAAATCCGTTCACATTGCCCGTCAACTCTGCCACGGGTCTTCTGAACGACCTTCCGACCGGAACCGGGTTCTGGTCTCTGGAACCCGGTCTTTCACTCTATTTTCCCATCACCCCGGTCGTGTTTTATGCAAACCTGAACTACATCTACAACTTTTCCCGGAGCTTTGGTGGTGCCCTCGGAACCATCAACCCCGGGAACGCGACGGATCTGAGCTTTGGCGGATGGTTTTCCTTTAGCCAGAAGACGATTTTTACCGTCGGGTACGATCAGATGACAATCTGGCCTCCTTCCGAAAATGGCCTGCAGGTTCCTCTGACAAGGGTTCTTCAGCTGGGTTCCGTGCTATTTGGCGGGACCTACAATGTCAATCCAAAATTCTTTTTTATGGTCAACGTGGCGGCCGGAGTCACTCCGGATGCTCCGAACGTTGCGATCAGCATCCGGTTTCCCCTGTTCTTCTGA
- a CDS encoding transporter, protein MSVRRGWVIGLFLLCLVTVLPRGTGAAGAEPGSRFSAIVAEGDSPPESTGETTTPPEKKKRQKHKKTSSGPSSGAPFPVGKAPAQKKKKPPQVETLVTNTGILVPQGKLLVENTLEYIHNTATQVALQGFTVLPAILIGTINVESVEQDIYMDVLTFYYGITNNLEAEVDVPYVYRTEGVLSYPINGGSGTLLQTGTSGNGLGDIEFGLHEQLNHSGFGGAYFLANVIGKANNGTNPFTIPINSKTGLLTAQPTGSGFWSVEPSLTAIYPTDPVVFYANAAYIYNFSANFGGNIGVINPGNATDLSFGAGFSLNDKTSFDVGYDQMTLWPPTQNGVQIPLTQVLQLGSLVFGYSYNVSRYFFYLLNVEVGVTPDAPNIQISFRVPLYF, encoded by the coding sequence ATGTCTGTCCGAAGAGGTTGGGTCATAGGACTGTTTCTTTTGTGTCTGGTGACGGTTCTCCCGAGGGGGACGGGTGCGGCCGGAGCAGAGCCCGGTTCCCGGTTCAGCGCAATCGTGGCCGAAGGGGACTCGCCTCCCGAATCGACCGGTGAGACAACGACCCCGCCCGAAAAGAAAAAACGGCAGAAACACAAGAAAACCTCTTCCGGTCCGTCTTCAGGAGCCCCTTTCCCTGTCGGAAAAGCCCCCGCCCAGAAAAAGAAAAAGCCGCCCCAGGTGGAGACTCTCGTCACCAATACAGGCATTCTCGTCCCCCAGGGAAAACTCCTTGTCGAAAATACCCTCGAATATATCCATAACACTGCGACGCAGGTTGCCCTGCAGGGGTTTACCGTTTTGCCGGCGATCCTGATCGGGACGATCAATGTCGAATCCGTCGAGCAGGACATTTACATGGATGTCCTGACTTTTTACTACGGCATCACGAACAATCTCGAGGCCGAGGTGGATGTTCCCTATGTCTACCGGACCGAAGGGGTCCTGTCCTATCCCATCAACGGGGGGTCGGGGACGCTCCTTCAGACAGGAACCAGCGGGAACGGGCTCGGAGATATCGAGTTCGGACTCCATGAGCAGCTCAATCATTCCGGATTCGGCGGAGCCTATTTTCTGGCAAACGTCATCGGAAAAGCGAACAACGGGACAAATCCCTTCACGATCCCCATCAATTCCAAAACCGGTCTTCTCACGGCACAGCCCACCGGTTCCGGATTCTGGTCGGTCGAACCTTCTCTGACGGCGATTTATCCGACCGATCCGGTTGTATTCTATGCGAATGCTGCCTACATCTATAATTTTTCCGCGAATTTCGGGGGAAATATCGGAGTGATCAACCCCGGGAACGCGACCGATCTGAGTTTTGGCGCCGGATTTTCCCTGAACGACAAGACGTCGTTCGACGTGGGGTACGATCAGATGACGCTCTGGCCGCCGACCCAGAATGGTGTCCAGATTCCGCTGACCCAGGTTCTGCAGCTCGGATCTCTCGTTTTTGGTTATTCCTACAATGTAAGCCGTTACTTCTTCTATCTACTGAATGTCGAGGTGGGCGTGACGCCCGATGCTCCGAATATCCAGATCAGTTTTCGGGTACCGCTGTATTTTTAG
- a CDS encoding alkene reductase → MAQNSIDLFSPYTLGSLSLPNRAVMAPMTRNRADAGNVPNALMATYYKQRSSAGLIITEATQVCPMGQGYIRTPGIHSQEQIEGWKQVTRTVHQAGGRIFLQLWHVGRISHPDFLEGRLPVAPSAIAPRGVTTYTMDGPKAIPTPRALETGEIPGIVEDFRKGAENAKKAGFDGVEIHAANGYLLDQFLEDSTNKRTDMYGGSIENRARLIFEVVDAVTSVWDKDRVGIRLSPGGTFNDMGDSRPQETFGYVVRRLSGYGIGYLHLIEPAEPEGEHPSPDLSASFFRPIYTGTLMLAGGYSREKANDVLKKGLGDLISFGRPFLANPDLLARFSKNAPLNNPDPATFYGGTEKGYIDYPTLEEIASR, encoded by the coding sequence ATGGCCCAAAACAGCATTGATCTTTTTTCTCCCTATACTCTCGGCTCTCTCTCCCTGCCCAACCGGGCCGTGATGGCACCGATGACACGAAACCGTGCAGACGCCGGAAATGTCCCGAACGCACTGATGGCCACTTACTACAAACAGCGTTCCTCTGCCGGCCTCATCATCACGGAGGCAACACAGGTCTGCCCCATGGGCCAGGGCTATATCCGGACACCGGGCATCCATTCCCAAGAACAGATCGAAGGGTGGAAGCAGGTCACCCGGACGGTCCACCAGGCTGGCGGCCGCATCTTTCTCCAGCTCTGGCACGTCGGCCGCATTTCCCATCCGGACTTTCTGGAGGGACGCCTGCCCGTCGCACCCTCCGCCATCGCCCCCCGGGGTGTCACCACGTATACGATGGATGGCCCCAAAGCCATCCCGACCCCCAGAGCCCTTGAAACCGGAGAAATTCCCGGCATTGTCGAAGACTTTCGCAAGGGGGCGGAAAACGCAAAAAAAGCCGGCTTCGACGGGGTCGAGATTCATGCCGCCAACGGCTATCTCCTGGATCAGTTTCTCGAAGACAGCACAAACAAACGGACTGACATGTACGGAGGATCCATCGAGAACCGGGCCCGACTGATCTTTGAGGTTGTTGACGCCGTCACCTCTGTCTGGGACAAGGATCGTGTCGGAATCCGCCTTTCTCCGGGAGGAACATTCAATGACATGGGAGACTCGCGTCCCCAGGAAACATTCGGATATGTCGTCCGCCGACTCTCCGGATACGGGATCGGGTATCTCCACCTGATCGAACCGGCTGAACCGGAAGGCGAGCACCCCTCTCCCGATCTGTCGGCCTCCTTCTTCCGACCGATTTACACTGGAACTCTCATGCTGGCCGGTGGCTACTCACGGGAAAAGGCGAACGATGTCCTGAAAAAAGGACTGGGGGATCTGATCAGCTTTGGACGACCATTTCTCGCCAATCCGGACCTTCTGGCACGCTTCTCGAAAAACGCCCCCCTGAACAACCCTGATCCCGCGACTTTTTACGGGGGAACAGAAAAAGGGTATATCGACTACCCGACTCTGGAAGAGATTGCCTCCCGCTGA